A window from Streptomyces sp. NBC_00335 encodes these proteins:
- the pruA gene encoding L-glutamate gamma-semialdehyde dehydrogenase — protein sequence MDAVTQVPVPVNEPVHSYAPGTPERARLETQLKQLSENPIELPMTINGVKRMGGGERFDVVQPHDHKSVLGTYANATQADAQEAVDTALAAAPAWRAMSFDDRAAIILRAAELLSGPWREKLAASTMLGQSKTAQQAEIDTPCELVDFWRFNVHFARQILAEQPVANSAGVWNRSDHRPLEGFVYAITPFNFTAIAGNLPTAPALMGNVVVWKPSPTQTHSAVLLMELLEEAGLPKGVINLVTGDGIAVSEVALTHPELAGIHFTGSTKTFQYLWKTVGTNIETYKSYPRLVGETGGKDFVVAHPSADRAILKTALTRGSFEYQGQKCSASSRAYVPASIWNDGFKEAFAAEVDGITMGDVRDLTNFIGAVIDERSFAKNKAAIDRAIADPTCEIVAGGTYDDSEGYFVRPTVIACTDPENEVFTTEYFGPILAIHVYEDADFDAMLAQMESVSAYALTGAVIAQDRYAAADAMEKLRFAAGNFYINDKSTGAVVGQQPFGGGRASGTNDKAGAASNLMRWTSTRSIKETLVAPTDYGYPHMG from the coding sequence ATGGACGCTGTAACCCAGGTCCCCGTGCCGGTCAACGAGCCGGTCCACTCGTACGCCCCCGGCACCCCGGAGCGCGCGCGTCTCGAAACGCAGCTGAAGCAGCTGTCCGAGAACCCGATCGAACTCCCGATGACGATCAACGGCGTCAAGCGGATGGGCGGCGGCGAGCGCTTCGACGTCGTGCAGCCGCACGACCACAAGTCGGTCCTCGGCACCTACGCGAACGCCACGCAGGCCGACGCCCAGGAAGCCGTCGACACCGCGCTGGCCGCCGCCCCGGCCTGGCGCGCGATGTCCTTCGACGACCGCGCCGCGATCATCCTGCGCGCCGCCGAGCTGCTGTCCGGCCCGTGGCGCGAGAAGCTGGCCGCTTCCACCATGCTGGGCCAGTCGAAGACCGCGCAGCAGGCCGAGATCGACACCCCGTGCGAGCTCGTCGACTTCTGGCGCTTCAACGTCCACTTCGCCCGCCAGATCCTGGCCGAGCAGCCGGTCGCGAACTCCGCCGGCGTGTGGAACCGCAGCGACCACCGCCCGCTCGAAGGCTTCGTCTACGCGATCACCCCCTTCAACTTCACGGCCATCGCGGGCAACCTGCCCACCGCCCCGGCCCTGATGGGCAACGTGGTCGTGTGGAAGCCGTCCCCGACGCAGACCCACTCCGCGGTCCTCCTCATGGAGCTCCTGGAGGAGGCCGGCCTGCCGAAGGGCGTCATCAACCTCGTGACGGGCGACGGCATCGCCGTCTCCGAGGTGGCGCTGACCCACCCCGAGCTCGCGGGCATCCACTTCACCGGTTCGACCAAGACCTTCCAGTACCTGTGGAAGACCGTCGGCACCAACATCGAGACGTACAAGTCCTACCCGCGCCTGGTCGGCGAGACCGGCGGCAAGGACTTCGTCGTCGCGCACCCGTCCGCGGACCGCGCGATCCTGAAGACCGCCCTGACCCGCGGCTCCTTCGAGTACCAGGGCCAGAAGTGCTCGGCGTCCTCGCGCGCCTACGTCCCGGCCTCGATCTGGAACGACGGCTTCAAGGAGGCCTTCGCGGCCGAGGTCGACGGCATCACCATGGGTGACGTCCGCGACCTGACGAACTTCATCGGCGCGGTCATCGACGAGCGCTCCTTCGCGAAGAACAAGGCCGCGATCGACCGCGCCATCGCGGACCCGACCTGCGAGATCGTCGCGGGCGGCACGTACGACGACTCGGAGGGCTACTTCGTCCGCCCGACCGTCATCGCGTGCACGGACCCGGAGAACGAGGTCTTCACGACCGAGTACTTCGGCCCGATCCTGGCGATTCACGTCTACGAGGACGCCGACTTCGACGCGATGCTCGCCCAGATGGAGTCCGTCTCGGCGTACGCCCTGACCGGCGCCGTCATCGCGCAGGACCGCTACGCGGCGGCCGACGCGATGGAGAAGCTCCGCTTCGCCGCGGGCAACTTCTACATCAACGACAAGTCGACCGGCGCTGTCGTCGGCCAGCAGCCCTTCGGCGGCGGCCGCGCCTCGGGCACCAACGACAAGGCCGGCGCGGCCTCGAACCTGATGCGCTGGACCTCGACCCGCTCCATCAAGGAGACCCTGGTGGCCCCGACCGACTACGGCTACCCCCACATGGGCTGA
- a CDS encoding proline dehydrogenase family protein translates to MLGPAILAASRSDKMRRIVSAAPVTKPVVNRFIPGETVDQVIPIVEDLTGKGLEVTLDVVGEDITTVEQSHAARDAYLQLIEQLAHLGLGETVEMSVKLSMFGQALEGGHELALANVRPVVEAAAAIGTTVTLDAEDHTTLDSMFAIHEELRRTFPQTGCVIQAYLFRTEADARRLAAAGSRVRIVKGAYKEPAEVAYQDKAEIDKAYVRILKILMEGEGYPMIGSHDPRLIAIGQELARKAGRKLDEYEFQMLYGIRGEEHLRLAAEGHRMRVYTAYGTDWYGYFMRRLAEKPANLLFFLRSMITKN, encoded by the coding sequence GTGCTGGGTCCCGCGATCCTCGCCGCCTCGCGCAGCGACAAGATGCGCCGAATCGTCTCTGCCGCCCCGGTGACCAAGCCCGTGGTGAACCGGTTCATCCCCGGTGAGACGGTCGACCAGGTCATCCCGATCGTCGAGGACCTGACGGGCAAGGGCCTGGAGGTGACCCTCGACGTCGTCGGCGAGGACATCACCACGGTGGAGCAGTCCCACGCCGCGCGTGACGCCTACCTCCAGCTCATCGAGCAGCTGGCGCACCTGGGCCTCGGCGAGACCGTCGAGATGTCGGTGAAGCTGTCCATGTTCGGCCAGGCGCTGGAAGGCGGCCACGAGCTGGCCCTCGCCAACGTCCGCCCGGTCGTCGAGGCCGCCGCCGCCATCGGCACCACCGTGACCCTGGACGCCGAGGACCACACCACCCTCGACTCGATGTTCGCCATCCACGAGGAGCTGCGCCGCACCTTCCCGCAGACCGGCTGCGTGATCCAGGCGTACCTGTTCCGCACCGAGGCCGACGCCCGCCGCCTGGCCGCGGCCGGCAGCCGCGTGCGCATCGTGAAGGGCGCCTACAAGGAGCCCGCCGAGGTCGCGTACCAGGACAAGGCCGAGATCGACAAGGCGTACGTCCGCATCCTGAAGATCCTGATGGAGGGCGAGGGCTACCCGATGATCGGGTCCCACGACCCGCGCCTGATCGCCATCGGCCAGGAGCTCGCCCGCAAGGCGGGCCGCAAGCTGGACGAGTACGAGTTCCAGATGCTGTACGGCATCCGCGGCGAGGAGCACCTGCGGCTGGCCGCCGAGGGCCACCGCATGCGCGTCTACACGGCGTACGGCACCGACTGGTACGGCTACTTCATGCGGCGCCTCGCGGAGAAGCCCGCCAACCTGCTCTTCTTCCTCCGCTCGATGATCACCAAGAACTAG
- a CDS encoding PucR family transcriptional regulator — protein sequence MKGDYQDLVDEISALLGAPATLENRDFRLIAFGAHDSDDDLVMDPVRTRSILTRQSTAAVRAWFEGFGIARATGPVRIPAAPDAGVFRGRICLPVRHRGIVQGYVWLLDQEPGPDAESLAAAMEVAQRIGLLLAEEARAGADLSREFLAVLTAGRGWHQDMAVAALRAALGPGAEGPHAAVCVSPWSGEAPASVPGAAAVCVAPARGAGEQEPRPGGGGPAGQSLAVLIRLRGADPLAPALTAISRLMPRTAAGATAAAASGGAAGAAGAAGPRGGKAATPGAATGVTAGVSDPVRALTELPAAWQQATAAARAAAAGPRLGPVAQWSAIGPYRMLASVAEEALDDPVARALRGPANPELARTAEVFLDCAGQAGRAAAALGIHRQTLYYRLSRVEQLTGLDLDEGEDRLLLHMALKAARLHG from the coding sequence GTGAAAGGCGATTACCAGGACCTGGTGGACGAGATTTCGGCGCTGCTCGGCGCTCCGGCGACGCTGGAGAACCGGGACTTCCGCCTCATCGCCTTCGGCGCGCACGACAGCGATGACGATCTGGTCATGGATCCGGTACGGACCCGCTCGATCCTGACCCGCCAGTCGACGGCGGCCGTCCGGGCCTGGTTCGAGGGCTTCGGCATCGCCCGCGCCACCGGCCCGGTCCGGATCCCGGCCGCCCCGGACGCGGGCGTCTTCCGGGGGCGGATCTGCCTGCCGGTGCGCCACCGCGGGATCGTCCAGGGCTACGTATGGCTCCTCGACCAGGAGCCCGGCCCCGACGCGGAGTCCCTGGCCGCCGCCATGGAGGTGGCCCAGCGGATCGGGCTGCTGCTCGCGGAGGAGGCCCGGGCGGGGGCAGACCTGTCCCGGGAGTTCCTCGCCGTGCTCACCGCCGGGCGCGGCTGGCACCAGGACATGGCCGTGGCCGCGCTACGGGCGGCACTCGGCCCGGGCGCCGAAGGACCGCACGCCGCGGTCTGTGTGAGCCCGTGGTCCGGCGAGGCCCCGGCTTCGGTCCCGGGAGCGGCGGCCGTGTGCGTGGCGCCGGCGCGGGGGGCCGGCGAGCAGGAGCCCCGCCCGGGCGGCGGCGGGCCCGCGGGGCAGTCCCTCGCGGTGCTGATCAGGCTGCGCGGCGCGGACCCGCTGGCTCCGGCCCTCACGGCGATCTCCCGCCTGATGCCCCGCACGGCAGCCGGGGCAACCGCGGCGGCCGCGTCCGGCGGGGCGGCCGGAGCGGCCGGAGCGGCCGGGCCGCGCGGCGGCAAAGCAGCCACCCCCGGGGCCGCCACCGGAGTGACCGCCGGGGTGTCCGACCCCGTGCGGGCGCTCACCGAACTGCCCGCCGCCTGGCAGCAGGCCACCGCCGCCGCCCGGGCCGCCGCCGCCGGGCCGAGGCTCGGGCCGGTCGCGCAGTGGTCCGCGATCGGGCCGTACCGCATGCTGGCGTCCGTCGCCGAGGAGGCCCTGGACGACCCGGTGGCCCGCGCCCTGCGCGGCCCGGCCAATCCCGAACTGGCCCGGACCGCCGAGGTGTTCCTGGACTGCGCCGGCCAGGCGGGCCGCGCGGCGGCGGCCCTGGGGATCCACCGCCAGACCCTGTACTACCGGCTGTCCCGGGTGGAGCAGCTGACCGGCCTCGACCTGGACGAGGGCGAGGACCGCCTGCTCCTGCACATGGCCCTCAAGGCCGCCCGCCTGCACGGCTGA